Within the Thunnus thynnus chromosome 23, fThuThy2.1, whole genome shotgun sequence genome, the region GACCCAGCGAGAGGATGTACAGCTCTTGGAGCGTCGACTACAATGGAAGTTCAAGTGCTCCCTTGAAATATGACTGAAATGTGCTTGAGTACTCATTTGAATTCAATGAACAACGTTTAGAGTGTCTTTGTGCTTAGAATTTAATATTCCAGTTTCCCCCGCCACACAAGTTCTTGCATTTGTTTCAGTGACATAAAGTGAAGGGAAGCAGTGCATTGTTTCGGAAAACATATTCAGATTTTTCAACTTACGGGTCATTCGACTTTGGTATGAGTGTCCCCAGCTCCTTAATCCTGTAGTTGATATTGTATCTTCGCCTTCTTTCAACTAAGcaagcagaacaaaaaaaaaagaacaagagacGATTAGAGCATTGTCAGCTGCAGTGCTAAAGGCTAACCATAACTCATTTTTAGATGATAAACTGTGACGGAGTTGAAAGGCAGCGGGAGACACTTACTCAAATTATGGTTGTCTTTTTTCTGTCGCTCTTTGGCCATCACCCTTGTGTCGTGTtctgtcaaaaaaataaatcacatagGGAAACGGATTGATTAGCAACGCACGCTAATTTAGAAACTGAAAGACAACGAACGCAAAACACCACAAAAGGTCTAGTCAGGAGACACACAATCAGTTGTTTTGAGGGAGTTCAGTGCTTGGGTCAGCCAGAATGTGGACTTTCCATGCATTAGCCTATGCCACAGACACAAGTTTGACCTCCTtatacacacactgaaagagCCCAATTTATTCCCTCCAGCATGTCTGCAGctcattgtgaaaaaaaaatggtgaccACTTTTAAACTATTTACTGTGTAATTAAGACAGTTTAGCAAATTCACTAATCTGTCTTGGAGAGCGACAAAAATGCCACTGCATCCATATTTGTATTCGCATTCTTCCAAATTACATAATTGGGGACCTGAGATTGGATTTCCCAATTTGTCTCTGTTGATTCAATCAAGACAATTTAAACTCTGTGTAACAGCCCATTGTCCTCTGCGCCTACACTCAAATGAAACAGATGGCAATTTACTTATTTGCCCGTTGAGAGTGAAGGGTTCTTCAGACATCCTTTCTATTTCCTAAATCAATTAGGCTTCTTTGCTTGATGCATGACATTAATAAGAAACGTCTTAAAGGGTCCTCTGTGACGAAAAGTCTACACGTTTCTACAGCCTATTAACGGAACCAATGACAAGCAGGACAGTATTTGCCAAACATTGGACAGAAATCAGCTCAcacatttgtctgtttgtctgacaCACGTAATTGGACACACACAACAAGTTGCTGTTTATAGCTCACACAGGTACACTGTGTTCTTTTTAGTATGCCACCCAACCCAAATGAAATAGTTGTTGAAGAGAAATATGTGTAATTTTTAGAATTCCCCAAAAATGCCTATTTCTAATATGTAGAattcagtgtgattttttttaatctacagcAATGTGAGCATGTGATAACTCATTAATTAGTTAGTTGTTTGATCAGTGCTATGGTATGAGTTCATACCTGTGTATTCCCTTTTTACAGTGAGCTTTGTGGGGTTAGATGTGGGACTCATTCCACCATTAGGGGCTTTCATACCTTGTTCACCCCCATAGACGTCCAGCATGCTGCTACTGAGGGACACctaggaaggagagaaagaagagggaggaaaaaaaaaagagagagggtcAGTCAGAGGGGAAGCATACAAGCACATTtgcatcacacaaacacacactcctttCACATTTCAACAAAAGCCACAATACAAATAGTTGTTTTTAGCTGTGGCTTTGTTTGGCTATTTAAACCAAAGAGGGCAATGAAAAAATGACGAGGTGAGTGGAGTGATCAGAGGCTTGCAGAGAAGGTTGTCAGCCTTCAGGCCTCTCGCTTTGGACCTCCCAGCAGGGAGTTGTAGTACCCACATATCTCCCACAGCAGGACAGATCAAATCCAGTGCTGTGGTCATGAATTGCTGCCATGTTCACGTTGCCTGCTGCATGTCTTGCATCACAAAGAGTAAAAACTACTTAACAAAAACTAGCTGAAATCAGGTCAATGAAGGGTTGTCGTCCTCCAGCCTTACTTCATCTAACCCTGACCTCCAACCCAGGCTTGCTGCTCTGTGAAGTTTGGTTTGACCAGCAGACATGGTGCCTTGATCTGCTAATGCCACCATTTTCAAAACCCCTCCACTTGAAAGTGCTCCTCACACAGAGATGTGCTCTGTGTTGAAAATAGCATCCCATTAGATGAAAAGGCTAGCTAGGTCAACTGCTTGAACAGAGGCAAAACTGTTTTCCTATGGGTCTCTTCTTGTCTGGGAAAGCATGCATCAGTTCTGCGATAATGACGCCTTTTCACGGACTGGGGAGATGTCAAGATATAGCGTGCTGACACACATGTGTGTCTAATTcgcatttgtgtatttatggGAAAATGCTACAGAAGCCACCATGGATTCCAAGATGCGCACAGCCAATTTTATTCACGACATGTGTGTCAAATCTAACTACTAGACTGGTGACTGTGATAAGGATGCATGTCAAGTCAAGAGATGGGAGGGAGCGGAAAGCaagggagggggaaaaaaaagagaggagaagaggaaacaaaacagaagaaactgCAGACATTTCAGATATCTGCAGCTGGTTAGCATGTGCAGTTTTCTCTCATTATCTCACCAAGATGgtagaaaaggaggaggaggaagaggaggaggggacaAAAAGTGCTTATCAAAATGAAAGATTGCAACAATTCCCTTACTACTCCTATTGTAATCACTTCAATCCCTCTCCCGTCTGTGTTCCTGGATGTGTTGACACGGCGAAACGACGTGATGCATCGTACTGTATGACTAATTAGGATGAATTGATCCATTTAAGCATGGTATCATTTCTGAACAAGCCCATGGGGAGTGTATGCATTAGCCCAATCCAATGGCTCAGTAACTCTCTCCAACAAAATCTTTCACCCGCTCCACTGTTGCGCTTCTCTCCTCATTTGAAACCTACTGGCTCGCccgtttctcctcctcttcccctccatGCCTTATCTTTTCCTCCCCCCTCTCATTCCTTCTCTGTCACAGTATCTTTTGTGTTTTGCTCCATGTCACTTTATCTGTGTGTATGATTCTTTGTCTACCAGActatctctctctgtatttaagGAGATAGGCCAGATTCCCAGTGTTCCCACCCAACATCTTAGTATTTGTAAGATACTTCTTCTTTGTTGTCATTACGTATAAGCCTTTATCCACAAACATCCTTCTTTTTAACTCAATCTGCATTGTTGATCTTGAGTAATGTGAGAAATGTTGCTAAGCCTCGATGAACTTTGACTCATCTCTAGACTTAAGCTGACCTCAAACTAAGACAGGTCCCCTTTTTCCCAAGCTAGTCGAGCCTGCACCTAAATGTTTGAGTGGAGGAACCTCACTTTCAGGTCCCCATTCAACTTAAAAAGAGAGAAGTCATTAGTTAAGGAACTTAACTTGACAGAAACGTAATCGCAAATAATGTGAACAGGTTAACAAACAGAAGatatattgcaaaaatcaatacaaaagaCCTTCATACCATAGATAGTCTGTAGCAGTTTAGACAGTGTTAGTCTGTAGCTGTTAGGGCAATAGTTAATGTGATTGATACTTACATTGTTTTGCATTATGATGTTAGACTCCATGCAATCCAAGCCTCCATCATTGAAACCGGATTCAAGACTAATTAGGTCATCAATAACTTCATCCATTGgaaactaaaagaaaacagtaatTTCAGTGTACTCATGGACAGGCTTATGATGTTTGTAGCAGAATTTCAATACTGTCCAAGTCTGATCTTTTTAAATCTCAACATTCAAACCAAAATAGACACCAGAGAGGGGAGGGACTGCCGAGAGACTAATCCAATAACAGACAAGTCTGCCACCATGTCTGAAGTTAGTCAGCAGTgtttgtggggggaaaaaacatgcATCTGTTATCAAACTAGTTTCGTTCTTTTGGGGGTTCTCTCATCAGAGACTGCATGTCTGAAGTTATTGATGAGcacatcagagagagagggagatcaATAATGGCATCACTTTATTTAGATGACTGGTTGGAACTACTCTCTGAATTGTTCAGATTAAAACCTGATCCAGGTTGCCATAGTCTTTGATGCTTGTGAATTAGAATATACTTGTTGTTGACTGTACATCCAAATAAAGTATCAGCCATGATTCATCTCTCTTAATGAAAGAATGTAGAAGGAGTGAGACAAATCACTTACAAGAAGTAAGGAAGCATGAACACAGAACTGAATATTGCTCTTGACTGGAAAGTGTCAAGAGTGttgacagggaaaaaaaaatgttgcgaaatctacaaaaaaaataatccacagtGTATGATCCAGTCTGTGGTTCAAACATTGGGTTGCAATTTCACTCTTTCTATGCAGACTTTAAGTTAACTCAATTTCAGTTCCATATATTCAGCAACGTCATTCACATTCAGAAGTTCTCGTTCTCCTTTTACGTAGGTCCACTCACCTCACTGTCATGATTTGCCATTGTGAGCAGGGTAACGGGGCTGTTGGGGTTGCTGCTGTCGCTAACAGAGGGCATGTGTCCATTCCTCATGATCGGAACGGTGGCCAGTGGCTGGCCTTGGGCGTGGGGATGCGGCACGGCGTGGCCCCCTCCAGCCGAAGAGGCCAGCTTAGAGCCCAGCGTCAGGTACTGCTTGACAGGTTGGTTCTGGGTCTGATGGAGGTGGAACTTAGAGTTCTCCAGGTGGTTTTGTACctgcagtaaaaacaaatcataCATAACTTCAGTTAGTTCACTTGATAGAAATTCTGTTCAGGATGTGGGAGTGTGCACACACCGTGTGTTTTTCACACCGTTGTAACAGCACTGACTAAGAGCATATGCACAGGAGTTATCCGAAGTGTCTGTCAGCTTTGCGAGAAGATGATGTCATTTAATACACAGAAATAGTTGCGAGTGATAATTTTCCCATTATTAGTCACACACGAAGAGCATATTTATGGAATTACAGTGCTACCGaattttgtaaaattaaatgagtAATGTTTGATGTGCTTTATGAGAATTAGGACTCACACTTGAGGCCCTTTCTCAAGTAAAGTATCATCATATTCCGTCATTTTAGTATCAGTCTCTTAAAATGTGGTCAATAGCAAATGCTTTTCCCCCAGcactaaactgaggttgaaaaacaaaatgcagaaaTTGCTTCCATATTAACCTGCTATAATGCATACCTATACATGTAGCTAGTAGTCAAGATGCCAAACCATTAATTAAAGCCTCACAAATCAGTTACGTTTTAGAAACAGGATTACACAGTTCAACAACACATTTCACCAAGCAATTCAGAATTTTGCTGAACATTGATATCCTTACATTTGAAGCTCTGGTTGCGTCCCGCATCGTGTAGTAACTGCAGTCAGTTAAGTGTGGCATTCTCAGAAAAGCAGATAATCTTCAGATTGGTGTGTTTGGGTGAAGCAGCAGGACAAGTTTAGGGATCCAGGTCTGCTGCTGCTATCCTGTTGGTCTGAGTGTCTGTCCCTGCCAGTCCCCTACCAATGTCTTATAAAGGGCCCTAAGTGAACTAATTAGGCCCAAAGCTGGGAGTAAGCCTTTATGTTGCGTAGCATGATAATCACTTCAAACACTGGACTGTCAGATCACCCAGGGTTTGATCACTGCAGGATATCTGCCTTTAGTGTCTATCACTAATTCATTCGGACCGCCCTTTTCTGTCTGACTGACCAATCAGTGGTCAGCTCTCAAAGTCCTCTGCTGCCTGCTCCAGGGGTTGTGGCAGCACAATTGACCCTTGTTCCCCAATGGGGGTTTTAAATAACTCCTCTAATGCCATTTTTAACCAggctttttctttcattcacgGGTTTCAGTGTAGACTGTTTAGTATTATCAGTCTCCCAAACAATAACTGCAATAAAGctattttgaggtttttattactgtaaacTGTGGGCTATTTTCAGAGGAAACATGTCACCTAAAAACGTTTAATTTACTTACTGGCCTAGGGCTCACAAAGTACCGTACTGTTGTGACTTGCTCTATTAGTTTATGAgttataaagtatttttgtaggatctaataataatatatgtatttttatggttttataaTGTTGGTCTTACCATTTTTTGATGGTCTTGTCTGTGACTCAGATTTTTTCATACTTCCTCCCAAAACTTCTCTATTCACTGGACAAAATAGCATACTCTATGGACTCGCTTGAGTTCCTTTATCAGTAAATGGATACTTTTTCCATGACATACGTCAGCTAATCAATTGCAAGTTGAGGAAACTCTGATGAGCAAGAGTGCTGGCGTAATGGCAGATTCAGTAGACAATGCAATATCACTTGACCTAATATGTGTAACTGGTTGAAAGGTTGatactgaaaaataatttatttttcattatgcCATCCATCTGCTCCCATATTAATAGTGTCACATTTAGAAAGCAGGTGTCCTTCATCAAGCAAAATCACATATAAAGAAAGTATTTTTTGCTGAACAGCAACCACTGCAGCTACTAGGATACTGCTACAGTAAATGCTAAACAGAAGCATTTAGCTAAAATGCTAAGCTACAGTAACAGCAGCACAAGTGGAGAAGAATCATAAAGTCTGCAAGCTCACTCAGTAATGTCCATTTTACAGTGATATTTACCAAATGTTTGCAAAAATTTGCTAACTATTAGCCACCACAAGCTATTGGTCATATCAGACTGAATAAAGCTGAGGCAGCAAACCCCCTGAGTGTATTCACAAGAGCAATGCTACATTTTTTACAATGAGCAATGAAATGTtctatgaataaaatgtcaacTAGCACAACACTGCTTAACCACAGGAACTTTTAGCTGTGGCATCTTTGGAGTTGGACTTTATATACTAAAACTCAGCATTAAATTCTCCTCGTCAGCTAGAGCTGCCCTTATTCACCACTCATCCACCTAACTAAGAACAGCCTCATCACAATACTCAACTTGTCAGTAGTCACTGAGAGCTCTTATCTGACTTCTCCAGGCCAAACAAGATACCAGTTGTTAGccaatcaacatttttttccactacGGATAGCAAGAGAGATGCCAGGACTGCTACACACCACATCTGCTTTGTGTGACAGCAGATTGTCCTGGTTTCACTTCAGCTTTCTCACTACTGTAAATGCCGGAGACACGCTTGTTATCCACTTAAGGGAATCTGATTAGATTTAAGAGGTAATGGTGCTTCAGTCACCAAGGCCAACCTTGACAATGGCAggcctgtgcatgtgtgaagaGGACATGCTGAAAATTATCAATGCCCACCATACACATGGGAGAGGAATGAGATAAAAATCTAATCAATCAAGGCTCAAGTCTGGGGATTGTTGTAACTATTCTGATGTTACAGACacttcagtttttctctttctcagtaCTGCTACTTGCACCTGCTACAACAAGTGAGGTGTTTGAGGTTACTGGTCGAAGAGAGGTCACTGGTTCACTTtccatttacacacatttgcacaGTTATTCCTGACATGAAATCCTGCAGTGGTGTATCAAAGCCTAAAAATTTGAATTTACTGATATCAAAGCATTGATATTAGTCAACGTATTTGTTGATTTTGCTTTTCTAGGCAGCTGATAGTTGTGCCTATTTGatgcaacaacattttaataaatgattttaatgtatttcagttgtgAGCATGTTTGCTCCATTTAATAGTTTTAGAATGTttgaataagaaaataatattaGTCCCGTTTGGTTTTGAACTTACTGTCTTCAGTTAGAAGATATAAGCCGATAGTTATTAGGGGATTAGCTACATCCTCCTAACTTCATTATCTTAATTAGTGACATATAAATCACAAAATTACGTGGTCAGAACCAGACAACGCCcattatacacacacgcacacatagaCCCTCTTTCTCAATTAAACTTTTCCTAACTCTTTCTCTAATGTAATTTGAATACTTGCAGTGATTTCAACAACACATGATTGCAACAGGTTAATCGAATCCAGCAAATAATCTACTCCTGTGAAATCACATCACACTAGTTTTTTCCAGCAGTTATACAGAATGAATATCTGATTCATGCAAGCAACTGCATATTAACCATATCATATCAACCATGTAGCTCCAACAACAAACTTCCATACCCTGTATTACAAGATGCACAATATATTTCCCTGTTAATTAAAATCATGACTTCACCAccaaaagataaaacacaaccatagattacaaacacacacactcaatgcAAAATCTTTCAGTTCAGTCCAGTTTGAAATATtctttcaaagtatgatttctCCTGGCTCTAACTGTGAGATGTGTTTAATAGTGGTGTGATTTACCTCAAAGTTAAAAGGTGTATTTCTTTAGTCCCACTGAAATGCTGCATTGATAATGACAGTGTAACACACAAACTCGCAGGTGTTTCTTCTAAAAGCAAAGCTCTTGCCTAACTCAGTTTCAGTCTTGCCCAAGTTCTCCTTTCACTTCAGAAAAATCCAACTAATTATGAAACACTGGGTGATGGTGACATTAACTGGCTGTACAAATTATGGACAAAACCTAGTAGGAGGTGTGGATTCATTTCTGCAAaacgctgttttttttttttgttttttttacaacacaTTGACACAGTTACGGAATTCAGAGTGGCAAAGCTCAATTATCTTTTCCTCATCTTGAATCTACGGAGATGAGATGAAAGTGGAACAAAAAACCGTCTCAGACATGCTTACTGTATTTTTGCTGAGCCTGCTAACCAGTAAACAGCTGTAACCACACACCCTAGATTGTGAAATGTTAGGGAAGATAAGACCGGTATAGCAAACTGATCACCAAATTTGCATTCCACAGTGACTATTCAGTTATTCTGGTTGTAAGTGCATGCATTTTATAAAGCATGGACAATTTCTCttgcatgcaaacacatacaaatgcgcacatacatacacacatacttttTTCTATGCCCCGGTTCTCCCCGGCCTGTAGCTGAGTCGCTCCCCCTACCTGCAGAAGTTGGATCTCTGTCAAGGTGATCACTTTGACCACACAGCAACGACTCATGGCTCCCTGGAGTGACAGTGTCTCCCGCCACAGGAGCAGCAAATTCTAATAGAATAACAAGAACTGTCACAGCTACCGCTGCACCTCTCACTGTTGCAGCCACAGACagggggagaagaagaggaagaagaagagaggtcCTGCAGCCTCCTTCCTGAGCTTTGCAGAAATAtcagaaaggaaaggaaggcaTGACACATCAGCTTATTTGAGACCCGCACGGgctgtttcctctgtgtgtgtgttagtacgcgtgtgtgtttttggtcaAGGAAAGGCCTGACAGAGGCAGAAATACAGATGGCAGTTAGGGGGGTTGGAGGTGTAATAAGTTGACAGTATGCGTTCCTGCTTGTGGATCACCACACTTTCCTTCCTGCAGAACTTCCAGCTCAGCTCAGCACATTCTCCCAGGTTATCTTTGTGACACCCACTTCCTTTGAAGGGCTTTTCAGCCATTAAACTACAGTCACTTTTTCAACTagggaaacacacaaaaaaatgtaatctgtgcatgtgtgcaaatTTACTAAAACActcagatgcacacacacaaaagttgTTATCATGTTCCAGTCACTGTCAGTCCACAACAAAGGTCTCCCCAGGCCTTCCCAGAAAGGCTCTGAGTGAATTCCTGGACACAGCAAAACTTAAAAGGGGTCACTGCGAGTCCTCTCTGGTCTCCCTGTAATCCCAGccttttatataataaaatcaatcagAAGCCAATGAATACAGGGAACTGGAGTCcaaacttaaagatccccttcagacatgtattgaaacatataaaaatactttgaacaataatgtgtgtctgatatgttttttccacaaaaaaagtataatttctTATCCTCCCTCATTAAATATCCAGAATccataaatatgcaaatatttcatttcagaagtttaactgctggacacaaaatgTCTCACAAAATGTGTCACAcctgtgtaagttgaatattggaccaggattggcttccaaactagttgtgatcttaaaaatcatgctcataggcccacccCTAAATaccagattttcaatgagcacagaaaaacattccactttcagcagatgaatgtgaaaacagccgtctagtgtcaaactctgtacatacatcattctacatagtgaagctcaaacattcaactataggaataagaagaaagacatatttttgagtggagggggactttaaagtcAAACCAGGCTCAAGTAAAGCAAGTCAAGGTATTTCAGACATTGCAAACATTCTGTTGttattacagaaaacacaatgcaaTACTACATCACCTGGCAAGGTGCTGTGTTGGCAAATGACAAGTGCAAGTGTAGATTACTGGTAAATTACTTTGTAATGCAAACGCCATATTTCTACTGTTAACCTTGCAAAGGAGAGTACTGAAATCCTTCCACATAATATTATAaacctctgtgttgtgttttggtaTCTGACAAAAAGCACATGGGTTTGTGATTCAAAATGGATTTCCTAGATCACATTTTATTGTCTCACCTGTACCTGAAACAACATGCCCACACCAATGCAGATCATTGCATTTTTTAAGTGCATGGCTGTTTTTGTTTCGAACATCACAGTTTTATAGTCGCTGCTGATTCAGTGATTATTGCAAACAGTAAATTAGGGTTTTATATCTTTTGATACactttaataaacacattacaACTAAATTTGAGGACAGTGAATATGATAAGGCAAATCAAATCACAATAATTCAGTTAAATTAAGCTGGTacagattatgtttttaaagaatCAGTTTAACACTCTATTACACAAGAAGCTAATGTCTCCTCTCAGCTGTTAAATTGCAGTTTGTCCCACACGTGTCCATGGTGGATGATTTACATAGAGAATGCCAGACTTGATACTATATGTACACTAATTTTATCAATAAGACATTGTCATTGTAAGCAAACAGATTAACAGCCTTTACAGTCTCAGTCAGCTGGATGCATAAGCATTATTTATGCTTCTGTGACTAAATCGTGTTTTCTGCGATTTGAAGGTCACCATGCTCAGCTGTTCATTGTTGTTCatactttgtatgtatgtgtgtgtgtgtgtgtgtgtgtgtgtgtgtctgtccatgTGCCTGTCTCTGTTAGTACAGTGTTTTATACTCTTACAACCTCACTACCTGTATATTTGTCTACTTCTTGTGCATTTGCTGTGTGTATGGTCTATCAGATCCGTGGATGTATTAttagagctggataccggattGAAAATGGCGcctattcagtccaataagaattgcttgcctggcgcatacgccaaaaaagtttctagcttccaggtttgcttccgcTTTGTGCAGttcactgaatatgcacagtagtgtttctcccacTGGCCCTGCCCACGAGTTCCtgctcagcccatagactttacattgtgatgatgtcacaattataattgaccttgtttgcagttcgagatGTCTTAACAGTTTTACAAATGTCTCTTTTACactggtggtctatggggaaaatgtttttttggggccgcaggaggattttttttagctgcaatactgtgagtgaccactgggaaaaattggctgcaaggctgagcggcggcgctgtatccagctcttataatacatccatgatcaGATCTAGCCAAATTCCTGG harbors:
- the tfec gene encoding transcription factor EC isoform X4; amino-acid sequence: MPHLTDCSYYTMRDATRASNVQNHLENSKFHLHQTQNQPVKQYLTLGSKLASSAGGGHAVPHPHAQGQPLATVPIMRNGHMPSVSDSSNPNSPVTLLTMANHDSEFPMDEVIDDLISLESGFNDGGLDCMESNIIMQNNVSLSSSMLDVYGGEQGMKAPNGGMSPTSNPTKLTVKREYTEHDTRVMAKERQKKDNHNLIERRRRYNINYRIKELGTLIPKSNDPDMRWNKGTILKASVEYIRWLQKEQQHARELESRQKKLEQANRRLLLRIQELEIQARAHGLPNMATALGTVELSSHLLKQQQQQQQQQQQQQQQQQQQQQQQSSPQAQQPPLYQEDPNSDYLQRIAVVAGVPSIPATGGLQDHITGADGCTTFSDPLSHFTDFFSATLKEEHRLDEILMDDPLSPFGTDPLLSAGSPGAASKDSSRRSSFSSAEGDDL
- the tfec gene encoding transcription factor EC isoform X5 produces the protein MSRCCVVKVITLTEIQLLQVQNHLENSKFHLHQTQNQPVKQYLTLGSKLASSAGGGHAVPHPHAQGQPLATVPIMRNGHMPSVSDSSNPNSPVTLLTMANHDSEFPMDEVIDDLISLESGFNDGGLDCMESNIIMQNNVSLSSSMLDVYGGEQGMKAPNGGMSPTSNPTKLTVKREYTEHDTRVMAKERQKKDNHNLIERRRRYNINYRIKELGTLIPKSNDPDMRWNKGTILKASVEYIRWLQKEQQHARELESRQKKLEQANRRLLLRIQELEIQARAHGLPNMATALGTVELSSHLLKQQQQQQQQQQQQQQQQQQQQQQQSSPQAQQPPLYQEDPNSDYLQRIAVVAGVPSIPATGGLQDHITGADGCTTFSDPLSHFTDFFSATLKEEHRLDEILMDDPLSPFGTDPLLSAGSPGAASKDSSRRSSFSSAEGDDL